GGGGGTCAGTATAATGCAAGAGAAACAGAGCATGGCGCAACTCATGTATAGCTCGTGGTTGGTCTTGTAAGACACAGTTTTGTGGAATATGGAGTGAGTGTGTGCGGTATGTAGAGAATTCCTTGTCAATTAAGGTTGAGATATAAAGAGAGACAGGATAGGTCTTGATATCCAAAGTTGGATGTGAGACTTAATGCCTTTCTCAATGTCGACGCCGGTATGGGTTTATGTGGGTCTACATCTTCCCTCGACCACTTAAGCATcacctgccagccaatgtaggTACAGACTGTTGTTGACAAGCAGCGGGCCAGACcatgaaaggaaaaggataaGAAAATTACAGAGAGAGTGTGTATTTGAGAGACAGTGTCATAAACGCTGACCCGAAGGAGTCTAAGCCTAACTCAGCAATAATTGACAAATATTCCAAATCTTGCGCATCACATTAGCACCAGAATCTTGCCGGGGTTCTTGGGACTGGCTTGCTGAGTCGTGGCATCACCAACTAATCAACAAACCCATTCTTCATTTAAATGATTAATTAAAACAAGAGGGCCAATTCGTTAAAAGAAGCTGACTCCCTGAAGGAGATATTCAGAATGGCTCCATTCTCCTGCAGCTCCACCATTGCCTTTGCAGAGAAATACTCGACTCTTGTGTGCTTTCCTAACGGCTGATTTGACTCGGAATTTAGTCCTTGGGCCAGGATTCTATAATTCCAGATTATATAAAAAATCCATAAAAACCTAGGAAGCGTGGAAAAAAAGCGCCAATTATCCCATAAGGAAAGCTTGTGAGCAAATGTTTAAATCAATAAGCTTCCAACAAGAATGGGCAAAATAAAAACAACAAAATTTCAACATTCTGAGTGGAATATCGGAGGTTATAGGTTTCAGTAATACTTGCATGAGAAAGAGGTGAAATAACTTCAACCAAAGAATACACCTCGAGAAGTCTGTAAACCAAACTTGACCAGAGGAAAGGAGAGAGGCATGGCTTGCTATAAAGAAGTATATAAACTAAGGACATATTAAGAGATTCTGGCCTGTTAATAGGTTCATAAGAGAGGGGTATCCACAGCTACTCTGGCAAATAGAATTATTCtggcttttttttctcgctTGTTGTGTGTGCTCCTTAACACTGACTCCGTTTTTCTTTTGGAAAAACACAGGctttttttcccctttcGAGGATGAAAGCGCTAGTCCATACGTATAAGGTGTTGTTGATTTCCCCCTTTTCCTATCGTTACCTTGTTACTTGAGCATTTCATTTTGATTTCAACCAGAGCTATCAAGTTCTACGAGTCTACTTCTTTGTCACCACTTTCATTGCCTTTCAGCTCTACTGCTTCGCACATGCCCCAAGTCAACCGTGGCACTAAACAACCAGGACTCCGGCGAAGGCTAGTTACAAAGCTCTCCGTGTATCTACATGCACAATTCTTCTCTCACGCATCTCACTCAGACTCCCATGAGTAGGTTCCTTTCTGTCTCCATAGTCACATAACTCGCTTCTGATATCCCATCCCTCCCATTCAGACACAAGCGGAACAGAGATTGAACGCACTCCCAGTGGAAATGAGCTTCCCGATGGCTCCTCTACTGAGTTCCTGTACGGCTCGATGAACCCAACGCAGGAGTTGGGAGCTCAAATCGAGGAGACACCCGCAGAGCCGGCCTGCAGTGATCCCACTGTGTGGTACCCGCACTACGTAGCTTGCTTACAGCACTTTTTGAACCATGCTCAGCATTCGCTTCCTGTGCAATCGATGGCTGCTTTTGTCAATATCCGTCTTCCCTGCCAGTGGTTGTCTGGTCCCATTTCCCAGTTTGAACAATCAGACAACTTCCCTGTGACTGTTGTTTCTGTTTCGTTGAGGCCATACATTCAGCGACTAATCGTTACTGGGAATGACACGTCATCAGTTCTGCGGGATTTTTTTGGCAATAACTGGAAGGCAGGTGTGGAAGGTCTTTGGAAACAAGAACGCTTGAATTACTTGTTCACAGCCAAAAGTCGTGGCTGGGCGGCGACCAGAGATGCCTACAATATTCTCCCCGATGAGCAGATCCCAGTTTTACAGCCTCTTCGCAACCCTATGGAGGAGGAGCTGCGCACAGCTGATGTGCGATGGAGTGAATGGCTAGCGATGGAGGACTGGATGGTGGGACCGCGTAGTCCATGGTAAAAAGAGGACCATCCAATTAGCGATGGCATAGGCTCAAATTTGATGACAATATGTCACTCGTTTCGAGTTTTCATTTGTTCAATTCTTGGCTCCGTTTCTGTGTACCTACACGCTGCAAGTCAATATATTGGGTTTTCTTCGTGGGAGGGATTGTTAAGGCGAGGGCAGGGTACATGATAGAGCAGAGCCGTAAGGGGGAGAGAAGGACTCAGGTCAGGGATGGTGGCGATGATTTGATTGCAGGAGATGTGTGGGGAGTAATTGCAAATAGCGAAGAACGCGATGTGCGATAGACGATGGTTGGATGGTTGCCCCGGCGCATCGGGATCTTAGCGTATCATGCTTGTCCTAAGTACCTGATTAGGCAAACCAGGACCCAGAACGATAGGCCACTGTTGCTTATTCGGGTgcagggaaagaaaagacgGCACCAGCCGCGTCATCACAGATCGGGATACAGGGGGAGAATGGCCAAGAGATAGGATTTGGAGATGTCCTTTGACCCTTTCTGTCTCCAGCCAGCGACAACAAGTTTCCCTTGAAATCATATCTATGTATATTTTGCAAGATGTTTTTAGGTGCTAAAAACTTGTTTCATTTCAACCTTCTATCTCATTTTCTCCTTCATCTGTCTTCTACTCTTCTCACTTCACTTTAAGGGACCGTGCTATCAGGATCTGAGACTGTACCTCCAAGAAATGCAGCCCAGCGGCGAGCAATGTGGCCGGAGGGTGGCAAAGCAACAGAAAAATATAAACACAACAGTCCTTATCAGCCTCCAGATTTACGTGGAAATTCATGTTTCTCTCGTATTATGAAATAAATTAGATATGGTTTGTCTAGATCCTGAAATATCTGGCTTCGGCCAACAGTCCAAAGACGAGGCGAAATATTTGTTGAGAAAGTACAATCCTTGGAAGATATAGTAAAAAAAATATGAGAAATACGAAGTAGAATAAGGCAAAAGGAAGCAAATCTCCTGGCGAAGCAGAATCGGAACAATTGCTGCAAATTTGAAAGTGAAATCGGCGAGTTTATCAACTCTTCCTCCACGAACCACACTCGGTCGCGGGTCAAAAGAGAAAACCGAAAGCAAAAGATCCATGGACAGACCTAACTGTCTTTTTATTCCCATTCTCTGCAGGATGGATCCTTTGGGCAGCCCAAGCCTGGTCTGGAATCGATGAAATGCCCCCTAGACATCTCTCAGTCGAGAACGAATATATTGCTTTCCCTGATTCTTTATCCATGCGACAAGGTCCTTTGCGAGGGCATCTCAACAATGTGTTGCAAATGCCACAGGTTGCTATTTGCTTGCAAGAGGTACAAGACCCATCACAATATTGATGGGTCCTTTGGCAGACGCTGGCAAGCCATAAGTCGACTGACCGGTGCGCACACCCAAGTCGAGGTGTTAAGTGCTCGATTTCGCCTAACTTTTCCAGATCGACTGATAACAAGtatttcgttttgatatttaGTTGGTTGTTTTCGTCAAGTTCAGGAAATATCTCGATCTTTAGTTGTGTCGAGCCATAGGTCTTGGTGCAGCCATGCCAAGAAAAGCTTCCTGAAACGTGTGATCCAAATAGTGTCACCAGCGCTGCTATGGGCTCTTTTCGCCTCTCCAAGAGCTCAATAAGCTCCATTTTATCGTTGTATGTCAACTTTATGCATGGACACAGATCAACAATTCCTGCAGCGTCGCCCAAATTACAGGTTCGATCTTCGGATTTGCGTTTCAACTCTCGAGTGCTGAAAGAGGTAGTCCGATGTAATTTCAAACATTTCGAGCAGGCCTTCCATCTGCTGTCTTCAAGCAAGTTGATGAATTGCCATCGAGGAGTGATAAAATTATAACTGTTCTGGTAATGGTGAAGTGATGGCGTGAATTCTTGATTGAAGTCCAAAGATTCCGAGAGAAGAGTCGAGTGACATATTGTCGATAATCGTTTGCAGGTCAATGCAAGAcatgcttctgggagaacAGGTAAATAAGAAGTGATGTTCAGCAGTAATTCCGTCGGTAGTGTAAGAAGGTAGCACGTTTTGGTGCACTCTTTCTCCGTATTCTCCTTATCAGCTTGGTCGTGTAACTGAGAAACCAGGATTTGCAGCAGGGTCTTTGACCGTTCATTGAGACGCTGAAGAGCATGCATCATGTTAGATCGAACAGACTCCAAGATGTTGAATCGCACAGCCTTTGCTGCAGAAGTTGGTATTCTAGTTGCAATCTTGGTCAAACAAATGTCAGGCTGGTTTCTGCCGTTATTGACGAGCCGGTGTAAAAAAGAGTCTGCTGGGAAGATACGACTTGAAACCAAGTGGAGGCCTGTTAATATTTATATTGTCCATCCTACCCTCCCTATGTGTTAAGGCCGTATCACGCCCACGAAGAATAAACAACCACTAGTAGACTAAACATGCAGAAGTAAACTGTCCGTCATTGGTTTTGTTCATGTGATCTAGCGCGGCCCCCTACCACACACACATTGGACCCAGTCCACCCATGAACACAGGCTAGAAGATCACACTAGACTAAGACCTGAAAAAAATATATACATAACTTATAGGTAATTTTGGTTACAAGATCATATCCTATAACTATGAATTTACAGCTGAGCCATATTCTATTGCATGCTTCTCACCACTGTCATCTAAGGATCTTTGGCTGTCCTTTTTTTTGACCTTGTCCTTTTAACAAAGGAAAAAATAGGAAAAGGTCAAAATAACGCAGATAAGTGCAATTTATGAGATGAGATAGTTTACTTCATTTAATACCCCTCTACTATAGGCGCCCGTCGATCAGAGTTTTGGACAGATCGTGTCTATATTAATTGGCTACCCGACATAACCAATCGCAGCAGGTTCAAAAATCCCAAGGCGCAACATCTGGGTTTCACGCATTGCAACCCGCATAAAATGTGAGTAACATTGGCCTTTGGTTGGAAATCAGCTATGGTAGAGTTAAGTATATTCTGGTCTTAAGAAGCTACACAAATGGACCAAAATACGTAGAGCTCGAGTGTAGCAGGGTGATAACCCTGGTTTGGAATAGGTTCAGACCCGAGACGAACCACAACTCTCACCTCCCGAAATAGTAGACATAGCATAGTGGACACACAATTTCCTAGTGCGAATCAGAATGTCAGAATAACAAGATTTCGATTATGTCGAGCTTGTCGAGTTGTCCATAAAAAAtttgtttcctttcctttcctttctctaCCATTCCCTGAGGCTACTTGACCACGTCAATTCACCAGTTCTGACGAGGTAGTATACTGATTTCCCATCGCCAATAGGATTTGAGTGGTTTTAACGCCATGAAATCAAATTCGATGTACATCACTGCTGTATATGTTAGAAATCAACGGGGTGGGACCAGCGCACGATTACCTTGTCTGGAATGGATTGGTACCGTGGCGGGATCCGCGGATTCCAGGATAAATCTCATGAACGGTTGGTCCAGTGGTTCCCAGAACCGGGTCCGGGCCTCTGCATCTAGGGTCCCAGAACGCAGTTGGTCGACCCACCTTGGGGTGAAACCCAGTCCAGCTGTTTCCCCAAGACACAGCCAACACCTACTGAATATGTCAAGCCAAACCAAGTCCTTCACGACCAAAAAGGTTTCTAAAGTCCCCATTCTCTTTGTTAACAGTTGGAACCAGTACGGTCTGGGCACTGTATAGGTGATTGTCCTGTACTGCATGAGGCCCTGGAACTTCTTGGGTGGGTCTTTGCCACTTCCATAGGTTTGACTATATCCTTGTATCAAATATCAGGCCCAGATTCATGCCAGATGGATGATTGGCCCTTACTTTTGCAGGCACCTGCTTTTCCCTGCTCATGCATCCACTTACTGTGATGTCACTGTTGACTATCATGCCAGCACGGGGGCCATTTACCCTGTTCCTCCCATGTGCCATGGGCATGAGCCACTGGAACTGCCGGGTGCCCATTCGTTTAGCACCACATGTGGGCCCCGGCACATCTCTAGTGCCTGTAGGGTTCGGTCCACTCGTCAGCACGACATGAAAATCTATACTCCTTTGGGATAGAATATAGATTAGCTATATCGGTCATACCGTCATACCGTCACACTGTCATATtgtaaaaaaaaatttttttaAGTCACTGCATGATTACTCCCTATAATATTCGTATTATTTCTCACCACTGTAATCACAATACCACCAGCTCCAGCAAGAATTCTAGTGCCTGGAAAGggcatggttgaatgcaagtttcagaGGACCTgatggttgttgttggtt
The sequence above is a segment of the Aspergillus chevalieri M1 DNA, chromosome 6, nearly complete sequence genome. Coding sequences within it:
- a CDS encoding uncharacterized protein (COG:S;~EggNog:ENOG410Q1PA); this encodes MHNSSLTHLTQTPMNTSGTEIERTPSGNELPDGSSTEFLYGSMNPTQELGAQIEETPAEPACSDPTVWYPHYVACLQHFLNHAQHSLPVQSMAAFVNIRLPCQWLSGPISQFEQSDNFPVTVVSVSLRPYIQRLIVTGNDTSSVLRDFFGNNWKAGVEGLWKQERLNYLFTAKSRGWAATRDAYNILPDEQIPVLQPLRNPMEEELRTADVRWSEWLAMEDWMVGPRSPW